The Gammaproteobacteria bacterium genome includes a region encoding these proteins:
- a CDS encoding TRAP transporter large permease subunit codes for MEVWALIMLLVAVALLMLGYPVAFTLGAVSVLFGTIFLGFDFFELLPLRIWGVMVNFTLLAVPLFVFMGVILEKSGLAEELLETMGQLFGKIPGGMGVSIVLVGTLLAATTGVVGATVVTMTVIALPVMLKHGYQKELATGTISASGTLGQIIPPSIILVLLGDVIGVPVGHLFMGAVVPGLLLVVLFIVYILVLARMKPHLAPPLVSRGESLAAGLGRRVVKSLLPPLFLVFAVLGSIFFGVASPTESAAVGAMGALLLALSHRKLDWNKLRESMLSTTQMTSMVFIILLGATAFGLVFRGMGGDDLVKEIMTNLPGGAWGFLLVSMVIIFVLGFFLDFIEICFIVVPILAPIAAFFGLDLMWFAVLIALNLQTSFLTPPFGFSLFYLKAAAPDSVRIQQIYRGVIPFIIIQVLALLVVMFYPQVTSWLPDLMDSMK; via the coding sequence GTGGAAGTATGGGCCTTGATCATGTTGTTGGTGGCGGTGGCCTTGCTCATGCTGGGCTATCCGGTAGCCTTTACCCTGGGTGCAGTATCGGTGTTGTTTGGTACCATATTCCTGGGCTTTGATTTTTTTGAGTTGTTGCCACTGCGTATTTGGGGCGTGATGGTTAACTTCACCCTGTTGGCCGTACCCCTGTTTGTCTTTATGGGCGTCATCCTGGAGAAGTCCGGTTTGGCAGAAGAGCTTTTGGAAACCATGGGGCAGCTGTTCGGTAAAATACCGGGCGGTATGGGGGTGTCCATAGTGCTGGTGGGGACCCTGCTGGCGGCCACTACAGGAGTGGTCGGCGCAACAGTTGTTACCATGACAGTGATTGCCCTGCCTGTCATGTTAAAGCACGGTTATCAAAAAGAATTGGCCACCGGCACGATCTCCGCTTCCGGTACTTTAGGACAAATCATTCCGCCGAGTATTATTCTTGTTTTGCTGGGGGATGTGATCGGGGTGCCCGTGGGGCATTTATTCATGGGGGCTGTCGTTCCCGGATTATTGTTGGTGGTTTTATTTATTGTATATATCCTGGTGTTGGCACGGATGAAACCGCACTTGGCACCGCCCCTTGTTTCCCGGGGGGAATCACTAGCCGCAGGGTTGGGGCGGCGAGTCGTGAAAAGCCTTTTGCCGCCACTGTTCCTGGTGTTTGCTGTTCTAGGGTCCATTTTCTTTGGTGTGGCTTCGCCGACGGAATCGGCAGCGGTGGGTGCGATGGGTGCTCTGTTGTTGGCTCTGTCTCACCGCAAATTGGATTGGAATAAGCTGCGCGAGTCCATGCTTAGCACCACACAAATGACCAGCATGGTGTTTATTATTTTATTGGGAGCGACAGCCTTTGGTTTGGTGTTCCGCGGTATGGGTGGGGATGACTTGGTCAAAGAAATTATGACCAACCTTCCCGGCGGTGCCTGGGGTTTTCTCCTGGTCAGCATGGTAATTATATTTGTGCTGGGGTTCTTTCTGGACTTTATCGAGATTTGTTTTATCGTGGTGCCCATTTTGGCGCCCATTGCGGCTTTTTTTGGGTTGGACCTTATGTGGTTTGCCGTATTAATCGCTTTGAATCTGCAGACTTCGTTTCTCACTCCGCCTTTTGGATTTTCTCTGTTTTATTTGAAAGCGGCTGCCCCGGACTCTGTAAGAATCCAACAAATCTATCGCGGCGTCATTCCATTTATCATTATTCAAGTGTTGGCATTACTTGTGGTCATGTTTTACCCTCAAGTCACATCCTGGTTACCGGATTTGATGGACAGTATGAAATAA
- a CDS encoding TRAP transporter small permease subunit, with translation MKARISKFIEAIENISEISGRLMSWTVLLLVLIVVYDVFMRFFFKIGSVTLQELEWHLFALLFLIGAAYTFKHEGHVRVDIFYRGRFSPRHQAWVDLLGFLFFLLPFCVVVIISSMPFVSAAFYIMEGSPDPGGLPMRFILKSAIPLGFSLLLLQGFAHFLRRVLQLFFPETNVESDGSGEVK, from the coding sequence ATGAAAGCGCGCATTTCAAAATTCATAGAAGCCATCGAGAACATCAGCGAAATCAGCGGCCGTCTCATGTCCTGGACAGTGTTGTTGTTGGTGCTCATCGTCGTATATGACGTTTTTATGAGATTTTTCTTTAAAATAGGCTCTGTGACCTTGCAGGAGCTGGAGTGGCACTTATTTGCTTTGCTTTTCTTGATTGGTGCTGCCTATACCTTTAAGCACGAAGGGCATGTACGGGTGGATATATTCTACCGTGGCCGATTTTCGCCGCGTCATCAGGCCTGGGTGGACTTATTGGGGTTTCTATTCTTCCTGCTACCCTTCTGTGTCGTGGTCATCATTAGTTCCATGCCGTTTGTCAGTGCGGCATTCTATATCATGGAGGGCTCACCGGACCCGGGTGGCCTGCCCATGCGGTTCATACTCAAATCGGCCATTCCCTTGGGGTTCAGCTTGCTACTCTTGCAAGGATTTGCGCATTTTTTACGCCGTGTGTTGCAGCTGTTTTTTCCGGAAACCAACGTTGAATCCGACGGTTCCGGTGAGGTGAAATAG
- a CDS encoding phosphate-starvation-inducible PsiE family protein, which translates to MYNLKNKLEHFGNLLVDSFHLIALFVIGFTVIWSAAHEYISIMSKGAADLKDILLLFIYLEIGAMLGIYFKTKKLPVVFLIYIAITALTRVLAVDIKNMDGLKTLSVTGAILILAVSGYVLSQSKHNRLDQKPGDTD; encoded by the coding sequence ATGTATAATTTGAAAAACAAACTGGAACACTTTGGCAATTTACTGGTAGACAGTTTCCATCTAATTGCTTTATTTGTCATTGGTTTTACGGTCATCTGGTCCGCAGCCCACGAATATATTTCCATTATGAGCAAGGGCGCTGCCGACCTCAAGGATATCCTGTTGTTGTTTATATACCTGGAAATTGGCGCTATGCTGGGCATTTATTTCAAAACCAAGAAACTGCCTGTCGTTTTCTTAATTTACATCGCCATTACAGCACTGACCCGAGTGCTGGCTGTGGACATAAAGAACATGGATGGCTTGAAAACCCTCAGTGTAACCGGCGCTATCCTGATTCTAGCGGTGTCCGGCTATGTTTTATCTCAATCCAAACATAACCGACTGGATCAAAAACCCGGCGACACGGATTAG
- a CDS encoding ankyrin repeat domain-containing protein translates to MNLTKYCYLLVNTNNLSDFLFQQELLSFAANLPVEQEPVDAAEQEAILEASLADLDFSHLSEIDYGQPSLPYPGSANMENPVMDTEVTGDTHTNSPVSVNGESYEKTLLESYATMESMQAVFSALYAKSDLDYLNSLQAALPRHLTSLEQALTAQDIEAWLPMLKDNDAFIALANCVRQLMPNEDDFNQAILLGDLETVKNNLDLFAIGEPQLEATARAKNVEMFQLLLSKCKPTPYGIKSIMQEVIDDPIYFDIFVNILKPDEPLLADLLVPALYNGCEEVVRFLVAKTDLNNSHLFPDNLPLVYAIRGQNLELAQLMLDNGADPLAQSKEGTPMEIAQSWLPQGHELIDLLKTAQ, encoded by the coding sequence ATGAATTTAACAAAATACTGCTATTTGTTGGTCAACACCAACAACCTGAGTGATTTCCTGTTTCAACAGGAACTGTTGAGCTTTGCTGCCAACCTCCCTGTAGAGCAGGAGCCCGTTGACGCAGCCGAACAAGAAGCAATACTGGAGGCCAGTCTGGCGGATCTGGACTTTAGCCATCTTAGCGAAATTGACTATGGACAACCCTCGCTTCCATACCCAGGTTCGGCGAATATGGAAAATCCGGTTATGGACACCGAAGTCACAGGAGACACGCACACCAACAGCCCTGTCAGTGTAAATGGCGAAAGCTACGAAAAAACACTATTGGAATCCTACGCCACCATGGAATCCATGCAGGCAGTTTTCAGCGCTCTTTATGCAAAATCCGATCTCGACTATCTTAATTCATTACAAGCTGCACTACCCCGGCACTTAACATCCCTTGAGCAAGCGTTAACTGCACAAGACATTGAAGCCTGGCTGCCCATGTTAAAAGATAATGATGCTTTTATCGCCTTGGCCAATTGTGTACGCCAACTAATGCCTAACGAGGACGATTTTAATCAAGCAATTTTGCTTGGTGACCTTGAAACGGTAAAAAACAACTTGGATCTCTTTGCGATCGGAGAGCCGCAATTGGAAGCCACGGCAAGAGCGAAAAACGTTGAGATGTTTCAGCTATTGCTCAGCAAATGTAAGCCCACGCCCTATGGCATCAAATCCATTATGCAGGAAGTCATAGACGACCCGATTTATTTTGATATTTTTGTAAACATTTTAAAACCGGATGAGCCGTTGTTGGCAGATTTACTGGTTCCGGCATTGTATAACGGTTGCGAGGAAGTGGTACGGTTTCTTGTAGCCAAAACGGATTTAAACAACTCCCATCTTTTCCCGGACAATCTGCCTTTGGTCTATGCTATTCGGGGCCAAAACCTTGAACTGGCGCAATTGATGCTGGACAACGGCGCTGATCCGTTGGCACAAAGCAAGGAAGGAACACCGATGGAAATCGCCCAATCCTGGTTACCCCAGGGGCACGAGTTAATTGATTTGCTCAAAACTGCGCAGTAG
- a CDS encoding HDOD domain-containing protein: MEQQSLIDTILRRMDQRGDLPIFSASVNKVQMISSDPDSDAVALAMEMLKDVDLSAKVLKLANSPFYNRGGNRFSTLSRAIVLLGFDAIKSCVLTLKIIDSFQEQNPEVDLSAMLVSSYMAAGFVRDLATECGQKQVERSYICGLLYNLGEIIVAYCLPEAYLEMQEHSEQLSALQSQKKVLGMSLLDVGRAVVERWEFPENVVKTLAPVSTSGCVKKDEVLFNRTIAGLTHELMAMMYSKTSVPKRDFSKVLKSIAKAAGIKEDAALSSLKSSFKNSCDMAVEFGLSKSLLMPGTQPGQDESFQEIYQQLSDFTGSKAMQVTQDDTEDDGYNAAPREVSVSGAAASQVNPSLLLDAIQKLTTLIAAKTPVNTVFKAVLDAVHTALGYDRVMLCLLSTDHRSYTGRMVEGKGVDKLKNAFNRVSVGDDLFSQRIHDGRDVLVIDAEAQAGRLPKFLLDSGVTGFSLAGLVVNGKPIGVFYADKAKSSKPISLEEHQSFVQLVAQAHLALQLAQRAA; encoded by the coding sequence ATGGAGCAGCAAAGCTTAATAGACACCATCTTACGCCGCATGGATCAGCGGGGCGATTTACCCATTTTTAGTGCCAGTGTCAATAAGGTCCAGATGATCAGTTCCGACCCCGATTCGGATGCGGTGGCCTTGGCGATGGAAATGCTCAAGGATGTGGATTTGTCAGCAAAAGTGCTCAAGCTGGCTAACTCTCCTTTCTATAATCGCGGCGGCAACCGATTCTCCACTTTATCCCGAGCCATAGTGTTGTTGGGTTTTGATGCAATTAAAAGTTGTGTGCTAACGCTCAAAATCATTGACAGTTTTCAGGAACAAAACCCGGAGGTTGATTTAAGCGCGATGTTAGTGAGTTCATACATGGCTGCAGGTTTCGTTCGGGATCTGGCGACAGAGTGCGGCCAAAAGCAGGTGGAGCGCAGCTATATCTGTGGTTTGCTTTACAACCTTGGCGAAATCATCGTTGCATATTGTTTGCCGGAAGCTTATTTGGAAATGCAGGAACACAGTGAGCAGCTGTCGGCGTTACAATCGCAAAAAAAGGTTCTTGGTATGTCTTTGCTGGATGTGGGGCGCGCCGTGGTGGAGCGTTGGGAATTTCCGGAGAATGTGGTGAAAACCTTAGCACCGGTCAGCACCAGCGGTTGTGTGAAAAAAGACGAAGTGTTGTTTAACCGTACCATTGCGGGGTTGACCCACGAGTTGATGGCGATGATGTATTCGAAAACATCTGTTCCGAAGCGCGATTTTAGTAAAGTACTCAAATCCATTGCTAAAGCAGCCGGTATAAAGGAGGACGCTGCGCTGAGCAGTTTAAAGAGTTCCTTCAAAAACTCCTGTGATATGGCGGTGGAGTTTGGGTTGAGCAAATCATTGCTCATGCCCGGAACGCAGCCGGGGCAGGATGAAAGTTTTCAGGAAATATATCAGCAACTGAGTGATTTTACAGGCTCTAAGGCGATGCAAGTGACGCAGGATGACACTGAAGATGATGGCTACAACGCGGCACCCCGCGAGGTTTCTGTATCCGGTGCCGCTGCCTCACAAGTCAATCCGTCGTTGCTATTGGATGCTATTCAAAAGCTAACGACACTGATCGCGGCCAAAACACCCGTAAATACTGTATTTAAGGCGGTTCTGGATGCAGTACACACAGCGTTGGGCTACGACCGCGTAATGTTATGCTTGTTGAGCACCGATCACCGTTCATACACGGGACGTATGGTAGAGGGCAAGGGTGTGGATAAGCTCAAGAATGCGTTTAACCGTGTGAGTGTGGGGGATGATTTGTTTTCTCAGCGAATTCATGATGGTAGGGATGTATTGGTGATTGATGCGGAGGCACAGGCAGGCCGGTTGCCTAAGTTTCTGTTGGATTCCGGTGTGACGGGTTTCAGCTTGGCCGGTTTGGTGGTTAACGGCAAGCCCATTGGTGTTTTCTATGCCGATAAGGCTAAAAGCAGCAAACCGATTTCGCTGGAGGAACATCAAAGTTTTGTGCAGTTGGTAGCGCAAGCACACTTAGCTTTACAGCTGGCGCAGCGAGCGGCTTAA